From one Coffea eugenioides isolate CCC68of chromosome 11, Ceug_1.0, whole genome shotgun sequence genomic stretch:
- the LOC113754001 gene encoding putative late blight resistance protein homolog R1A-3, with protein MSRPYGPYVHSLLYSATSDSYPRCPYDISFIFDNFKLLGVLDLECINMGNSFPTGVLVLAGLRFLALCGDVDSIPDSISHLRDLETLIVKGLKGKVLLPYTLWSMENLRHLHVNNYAAITLEDDESIIISQVINLVSFSSPYLLCCEGTENIMRRLLKLQKLRCLFSELRDDTGKCNQFPILNFLTELDSLNILYSGRIAPPCKFDLPLNLRKLTLSKFRCHGIVFQRLGDYLTLRFLNYSVKLLRGKCGK; from the coding sequence ATGTCAAGACCTTATGGGCCATATGTCCACTCTCTACTGTACTCTGCCACCAGTGATTCGTATCCAAGATGTCCCTATGACATCTCCTTCATTTTTGACAACTTTAAACTCCTTGGAGTGCTGGATTTGGAATGCATCAATATGGGGAATTCTTTCCCCACTGGAGTACTAGTGTTGGCTGGTCTGAGATTTTTAGCTCTTTGTGGCGATGTAGATAGTATTCCAGATTCAATATCGCATCTCAGGGATCTTGAGACTTTGATTGTCAAGGGATTAAAAGGTAAAGTTCTACTACCTTATACTCTTTGGAGTATGGAAAATTTGAGACATCTCCATGTCAATAATTATGCTGCCATCACCTTGGAAGATGATGAGAGCATAATTATTTCCCAAGTAATTAATCTGGTCAGTTTTTCCTCTCCGTATCTCCTTTGTTGTGAAGGTACAGAAAATATCATGAGGAGGTTGCTCAAACTTCAAAAACTGAGATGTCTGTTTTCTGAATTACGTGATGATACTGGGAAGTGCAATCAGTTTCCAATACTGAATTTTCTGACAGAGCTTGATTCCCTCAATATACTTTACTCGGGCAGGATTGCTCCTCCTTGTAAATTTGACTTGCCATTGAATCTCAGGAAGttaactctgtcaaaatttcgCTGCCATGGAATTGTATTTCAGAGATTGGGAGATTACCTAACCTTGAGGTTCTTAAATTACTCAGTAAAGCTTTTGAGGGGAAAGTGTGGGAAATGA